The genomic DNA CTATACGGAGACAAGGATCAGTCCATTaaaacttttcagtttgaatccCCAACATTAGAGAGGAACTGGAGACGTAATAAACCTGTCACTGATATTTTCTGTGTCTGAAACCACTGATTCAAGTTTACTTGTTAGCATGAggtcaaattaaataatattttagtaAAATCTCATGAATTATCTGTCCATCGATTCCATGTTCCACCTCGTCGAACTAATGTAATTTTACGCCAAAAtgcaacacacttcctgtcagtggcaccacagacaggaagtgacatcattcagGAGTTTGAAGAAGAGAAGTTCAAACAATGGGgcgttttaattttatttttatgacatttttgGCAAACTTTCCTTTCAAAACCTCAGTTAAGCGGAACATCTCCACCACAtcatgcaaaagaaaaagaaaaaaaatgcggAAAACAATTTTATAGtttaattttcaaattatatttgtATAACTCATGATTTATTCATGCAGTTTTAGACTAACTGTGGTGTTAGCTTTTAGCACATCCAGAATTTCTGCCCTATTTTACATATTTCCAcctcaaaaaacaaagaaaagaaataataacataaaaatctataaaatttaaaaaaaaaaaaaattagaaaaaattaaggggcggcagtggctcagtggtaaagcgggcggtagagcgggtcgtcctatgatttaagatcggcggttcgattcccgctcccgtccccccaaaaatacccggaggtgagctaacagtgggaggtgtcagctcatctccggagcactgccgaggcacccttgagcaaggtgccgtcccctttacaaaattgctcatttgaggcgcaccaagaaggagctgcctgccactctacctcccctgcatgcctacaggcccctttgtgtgtgtgtgtgatacaggggcctgtactcacatgtatgcatgcgtttgtaatcagtagctagagtgtgctttcttaatttcccttcggggatcaaaccagtatataaaattaaaaattaaaaaaattaataacaaaaCCATTGTCATAATTTGCTAAAAGTCTTTCAGAAAATGGTGCCTGAGCTTGAAAAATGTGTTATTGCAAGTTTTTACATGTTCTGCATGGTCTGAAATTAAATAATTCCAAAGTTCAATCTGAACACTTTCCATGGAACGACCCACACACTGACGATTAACCCTTCATGTTTCCATCAGAGGCAGAAACTTACTGACACACTGCGGTTTAGGAACCCACGTCCCGCTCTGGCATGTGCTCGTCTCCCACCAGCTGTCTGCTGCTGGTTTGAATCCCTCATCGCACGTATAACTGATCCTGCTGCCGGGGGCAAAATTCTGGTTTTCAGGGATGAAGAATCCACTGGTGAGGTCAGGAGCGTCACAACCCTGAGCTGCAGGGAGCGGAGAACCAGCGGTGAGAGGGAGAATGAACACCACAGAAGAAAAGCCGTTAAAGTTCTCACCGTGCAGTCGTCCTGGAAaccaaagcagcagcagaaatcCAACACGGACGGCAAGCATGGTGCCGGGATGAGAAGCAGAGCAGGAAGAGTCGACTTCAGCCGGAGCACTGAACCACTGGTCGGGTTATTTCCCACAGCAGGTGACAAAGGTAGActttacaaacacacagacacacagacacacacacacacacacacacacacacacacgagtgggagtggtgtgtgtgtgtgtgtgagtgcggaGGGGATCAATACTGTGATCTGGCCTCAGTTTAAAtatgtggagtgtgtgtgtgtgtgtgtcacatgttgttgggaaataaaacaacatcctGCAAAATTTcttcatcacaaaacaaaatgcgACCCATTGATTTATTTGCTTGAGAGCAGATTTCTGATTTTACGGGACGCTGTGTTCAAAGGTCGATGTGATGAAACCCCAAACATTCTGAACCAGGAGAAAACAGCTCTGAATGTATTGGAAGAACCTTTAAATAGCATTTAAAGCTGAGCTTTGGGACTCAACGCCGCTGTAATTCACACCACAGATGAAGGAGATTTGTATTGATCTCTCCTTCCTTCACTGATTGATGAGGAAACCTCTTCACCTTGTTGATGCAATTTAATTTTTAGTGAATACTGGACAAGTGAAATAAATATGGGTGGAGTTAGgagcagtgggcggggcttaaacagGTGATGCTTTAAGGAGAGGTGGGGCGAGGGTCAGCTGAGTAAGTTAGTAGCGGTGAAAGAAAGAAGCTGTGAGTCAATtcgaatttttttaaatagaaaaaaaaagcacatcactgtttccatggaaacaagccCAGATCGTCTCGTCTCACAGGATCAGACCGAACCGGGAGCTCATGAATAAAACAAGCAGGACAGGCAGGTTGTTTTCTATCAGGCTTTATTGTCTGTTTCCACATGATGACATAAAGACGTATTtcccatcatcttcctcctttcAGACGTCActgtgagaggaagaggaggagcgagGTCATTGCATGACCGGGACAGGTGCTGGCCGAACCGGAGCTCGGGATTGACTGATCAATTTGGTGATTGGAAGTCGTCGTCAATCCGAACCTAcgtcctcctctctgctggacGAGCTTTGGCTCCGACGGGTTTTTAATCATTTCTGTACATTCAGGACACCAACACccggaaattaaaaaaaaaaaaaaaaaaagacgtgtaGAGGAAGTCCAAGTGATCGGTTTGTGTAACAATTATTGATATTTGCTGGAAAAAAACCCTCTTTCCCCTCTGACACCATCGTGTCGATGCTGCCTTTATATATAAATCAAATTTTGGTATTTTTAAACTACAGAGTAGAAAGTTGTGACGACGTGAAACTCCCCTCCGGCATCCAGAGCTGTGACTCCGGCGCGTTGCTTTTGGAGTCCTTGGGGATGTGGATAACGTCTGGCTTCTCCTGCTAAAACGGGGATGGAGTTGGACGCTGGGTCGACCAGAGGAGACGGGACGCGAGCTCAGAACCTGAGGTGAGACTTGTGCTTCACCATGTATCTGAAACCCCACAGAGACGGGAGGACAGGGGGGGTGAGACGCGGTGTGAGCGGGAAGAACGAGCGACGAACACGGACGACACTGACCTGTCGAGGGTTTCCCAGAAGCGCAGGAAGACGGGTCGGTCCAGGTGACGCCGGTGGCGGCTCAGTTCCAGGACCGTCACGTCCCACTTCTGCACGTTGGGGTCCGTCTTCGCCTCGTCGTACTTCAGGTGGAAGGCCCGAACTGGAAGCACCAACCCACAGGTTTTAACAGATCCAGTCTGAGCGCTGACGTCCGACGTAAACATTTTTGGGGGGACTAGCACTCACTTTTGGCAAAAATGTCCACCGGCGATCCGTCGGGCAGCAGCCACGGCCAgcctttgaactgccaggcggGGCCTTGCACGAACACGGCCACCACCCGGTCCCTGCAGGAACAAACACCCACGTGTCGCCGTGTGTCGTCTGGCGGCTCGCAGCCGGACAGACGTACGTGTAGGCGGGTCTCACCAGTCCTGCGGCGCCAGTTTGAGCGGCTGGTCGATGATTCGGTACGGGACGGTGACGCTCAGGGTCGTGCCCCCCGGCTGGATCTGGTCTTTGCGCCGCTGCAGCAGAACCTCGTTGTCGCGCTGGATcccctgcttcttcttctcgtcTGATGTCACGAACCTGGAGCGGGGAGGAGTTATTAACGTGACACGCCCAGTCTCTTAAGTCCCGCCCCTAGCGCCGCTGAATTTTCCATCCGAGCTGCTGCGGATCCGCATGTTCTCGCGCCGCTGTTACATAATGCTGAGATGTCAGCGTCTGTGATTGCTGTGATTAGAGAGAGAACGGAAACTGTGCCGCTGGGTGCAGAGAGAAGACGACGTGCTGTTGTGCATCCCAATTAGTTCAATTTAATAACTGCAGAACAACACCAGCGGCTTCAGCCGTAGCGTCGGATCGGCTTCAGGATTCAACCGGAAAACCAACAACATCGGGagtttcattcagtcattcttgGCTCAAATCCGACCTGACGCTAATTCTGATTTTTCTGCTTGATGCAGAACAAATGAATCAAACAGACACTCATTAAACCCTCCACTGCCGTTCACCTCAGAACCACTTACTTCAGATCCTGCAGGAGGTCCTTGGCGTTGAGCATGGTGATGAGCGAGGTGGTGGCGGCGGGGATGATGACGATGGGCGTACGGGAACCTGTCgggagaacaggaagtgtttcagaCGGAGAATCAGAAAGCGACAGGAGGGAATGCTTCAAACGTCTGATCCAGAGAGAGAAGCTCACCTTTCTTCTGATTGGGTGGGGGTCTGGCTTGTGAGACTGGGGGGGAAACAAGATGAGAAGAATTTATGACACGCAAAACAAAGCATCAGCTGGGAATGTGACGTTTTTTACAACTTTCAAAACTACAAATCAGAGAAAGGGATCGGCTCTTCTTGTTCATGACCCTCTGATGAAGAACGACGCTCTGCAGACGCCAGGAGGTCAAACCGGGACATCTTCAGATCTGAAGAACAAACCAAGGGAGGGGGCgacctccaaaaaaacaaagctcCTTCTCTGGAGGGGAAACGCCCGGGTGTATGTATAACCTGCAGGAAGTTGCTCAACATCCTCGCTCTTTTGCAATCAAACTCTGAGAGCTTCGAGTGACACTTTCTGAGTTTGATCCAGTGAatgcaaaaaacccccaacaccCGCCCCTCACTGCAGAACGACCCTCGGGTCAGGTCGTTCTGCAGTGAGGGGAAACTGAAGACATCCATCTTTGTTCTTGTTGAAGCCGACCATCTCTGGCGGCGCGGATGCGTGCCTGAACGCGACACCCACCTGGACGGGGGACGGGCTGCAGCGCCGGCGTCTGGGCCTTTCTGGCCGAGGCTCCTTCctggaaaacacaacacaacccgACGggcctgttcacacacacagcagtccGTTTCAGCGGCGCTCAGTAACGGTTTGTTTACCGGCGTGCAGGTCCTCCATCGTCCCAAAATTCaatcaaaacaacacagaaacaccAAACATCAGCTTCAGAGAGTTGAATTATGGGACGGAGAAGGAGTGCAGGTTAAAAGTCGCGCCCCTTTCCCACATGAATGGAattctctttgttttatttgacggctgctcctcctccacttcgTCCACATCACTATTGATCGCTCTTAGAGACGTGTGTGTGAGCAGTAATCCATTACCCGGTGACGTTCCCGCATCCCAAAGCTAATAAAgataataaagcaaataaaatgtcataattGGTCTCTATATCTGATGCTTTGGTGTGTTAATAACATGTTAATGACATGTTAATGACAGCTACCGCTACCACGTAACACAAATCCATTATTTAAACCACTTCAGCCTCTTCTTCTTTAAACCACGTTAGCGTAATTAGCATTAATACAGACGAGTCAGGAAGTAACCAGTCTGGACTGGTTGATGCACCAAACTCATTTCCTCGTCGtagggcgggggcggggcctgtgaGTGGCGCCGCGGGACGGCCAGTCTGGAGGCGTCGCGACCGGGGAGAGGGATCACCTGGACGGATCACCCCCCTCGGCTCCTCCCCTTAACGCACCGAGCCACGCCTCCTTTCTTTCGACAATCCCTGAATGAGGagttacccccccacccccacaaaaTCATGCAGTGAATGCATAATTTGTAGCGTAATCCTCCTTTAGTGCAGAGAAGCCCCCCTTCCTCTTGGTTCACTGCATGCCGAGCTGAGATAATGCTTCATTCTTCCTTCTGGAGGGGGGGCGTGAATACAAATAGGTCAGCAGCCcatccccctccccacccccccccatccgccGCCTTCCCTTCAGCAGAACGGCAGCAGAAGCGGCAGCATTAGCGTAGCGCCACTAGCCTCGGAACCATCACGCATCTTGTACGGGGGGCGGATGCTGtggtcccccccccacacacacacacacacagacaacaccgTGTTTGCAGCGGCGGGAGGTAGAGGGGGCTGCCGAGCGCACggcgtgaggaagaggaaggcacAGACGACGGCTGCAGGAAGGAAGTCGACACGTCAATcaaagaggaagaggcagaTAAACGCGCGGCGGCTCGGGAAACGGACGCGTGGCAGAAACAACGAGATTCACGGCGGAGACGATTCCCACCGAgccgagacacacacacacacacacacacacacacacacacacacaccagaggcaGCGAAAGGAGCAGGACTCCTGCTACTGCCAACTAATGCCTCTGGCTAAACGCCAGCGGCGGCAGCGGCGTTAGCATCAGCCTCTGGGGACGATGCACCAGAGCAGATCGTCGGAGCACTGACACACAGACGCCCGTTTCTGGACGAGGACGACGTCTCCGTAGCGACATAGTCTGAACTCAAAGGAGCAGAGGGTTCGGCACAAACGCTAAACATTAAGGACGTCTCCGACGATTTGTTGCCGGGGTTCCGGGTGCGATGGAGAGGAGGGCGGTGCGACGGGACGCCGGTCATATTCAGGACAGACGGACGGAACCGGACCGGCGTTAGAACGCGTGAGTTTGCTGCAGGAGCTCAGAATGCAGACGCACACATCAGAGCGATGCTAACGTCCAACACAGGATGTGAGGGTGTGTCGAGCGCTAGCTGCTATTTCTGTCGTGCgtgctggggggcgggggggtgggacAGAAGAGTCTTTGTGTGTTCCACCAAAacactgatgacacacacacacaggcttcacatcctcatcatcatcatcatctaatACTGACGGCCCCCCAACGTCTACCTGACGGGGGCCACGGCTCTAGAGATGCCTCCTGCATGATGTATAAACACATCTGTCGtcaaaataaactgaattacagcagtttttttaaaattttaaaattatgattTAAATCCATCCTCTTGTCCCGTTTCCTAGGCAACAACAGGTCATGTGTCAGAGTCTCCAGACGTCCAGCTGGTCTGTCCGAAAACAACCGAGTCATCTACGTATGTGGGAATGAGATCCTAACCCTTCGGAGGGCGGGGCCTGCTCCGACGCCATTGAAGccgacgaccccccccccccgtcgccATGCAGTGGAAACGACGCCACTGCTGCACCCACACCGCCAGGAGGTTCTACCTCCTCTCGCTGCTGGGCGTCCTGGTGTTCCTGCTCCACCAGGTGTGGCTGCCCCGCTTCACGGGGATGCCCTGGTGGAGGGGCAACCCGGTGGTTTAcggaggggggggcggggcgctTCACGCCACGAGGGGGAACGCGTCCTCCCAAAACTCGGGGTGGAGGTTCGTAATCGTTCCGCGACCGAACTTCCAGGTCGACGCCAACGTGAGCTTCCACGAGGAGGGCGGCCCCTCACCGCCGGGGGAGCCCCGCTTTGAGAACCATCTGATCGCTGGAGACCTGAGCGGCCCCCTGACCCCGGGGCCTTTCCCTTACATCATCAACGAGCCGGATAAATGCGCCGGCGGCAAACCGGCGCCGTTCCTGGTGCTTCTGATCGCCACCGAGGCTCGGCAGGTGGAGGCGCGTAACGCCATCCGGCAGACGTGGGGCAACGAGAGCGTGGCTCCGGACGTGGGGTTCATCCGGCTTTTCCTGCTGGGGACAAACGGGGGCGAGTTGGGGCTCCTGCAGCAGCGGATGCTGGAAGCCGAGAGCCGGAGGCATCACGACGTCATCCAGCAGGACTTCACCGACTCCTACAAGAACCTGACCATCAAGACGCTGATGGGGATGAACTGGGTGGGGCTGTTCTGCCCGGGGGCCAGCTACGTGATGAAGACCGACAGCGACATGTTCGTCAACACCGAGTACCTGATTCTCAAGCTGCTGCGGCCGGAGAGCACCCCCAAGAAGAACTACTTCACGGGGAACAACATGCGAGGCTTCGCCCCTAACAGGAACAAAAACAGCAAGTGGTACATGCCCCCCGAGTTGTACCCGGGCGAGAAGTACCCCACCTTCTGCTCGGGCACC from Antennarius striatus isolate MH-2024 chromosome 18, ASM4005453v1, whole genome shotgun sequence includes the following:
- the LOC137611908 gene encoding beta-1,3-galactosyltransferase 2-like; amino-acid sequence: MQWKRRHCCTHTARRFYLLSLLGVLVFLLHQVWLPRFTGMPWWRGNPVVYGGGGGALHATRGNASSQNSGWRFVIVPRPNFQVDANVSFHEEGGPSPPGEPRFENHLIAGDLSGPLTPGPFPYIINEPDKCAGGKPAPFLVLLIATEARQVEARNAIRQTWGNESVAPDVGFIRLFLLGTNGGELGLLQQRMLEAESRRHHDVIQQDFTDSYKNLTIKTLMGMNWVGLFCPGASYVMKTDSDMFVNTEYLILKLLRPESTPKKNYFTGNNMRGFAPNRNKNSKWYMPPELYPGEKYPTFCSGTGYVFSGDLARKIYVASLSVRRLHLEDVYVGVCLARLGVEPTPPSNAFLFNHWRVSYSSCKYSHLITSHGFHPNELLKYWHHLQSNKHNACINALKTRGGRMRRMTREKSAR